In a single window of the Terrirubrum flagellatum genome:
- a CDS encoding septation protein A, protein MMNGERQAENPLLKLALEMGPLLLFFAANSRPQWFAPLLSLALPENLLNGPQSGIFAATAVFMPAMLVSVIASMMIVGKPPIMPLVSLFVVLVFGGLTLYLQDDHFIKMKPTIVNALFGIVLLGGLFFGRSLLSIVLNSVFQLSDLGWKKLTFRWALFFFFLAIVNEVVWRNFSTDFWVNFKVFGIMPITMIFALAQTPLIMREQTATE, encoded by the coding sequence ATGATGAATGGTGAGAGACAGGCGGAGAATCCGCTGCTGAAGCTGGCGCTGGAGATGGGGCCGCTTCTGCTCTTCTTCGCCGCCAACAGCCGGCCACAATGGTTCGCGCCTTTGCTCTCGCTTGCGTTGCCCGAGAATCTTCTCAACGGGCCGCAGTCCGGCATCTTCGCCGCCACTGCGGTCTTCATGCCCGCGATGCTCGTATCGGTGATCGCTTCGATGATGATCGTCGGCAAGCCGCCGATCATGCCGCTGGTTTCGCTGTTCGTCGTCCTCGTCTTCGGTGGGCTGACGCTCTATTTGCAGGATGACCACTTCATCAAGATGAAACCGACGATCGTCAACGCGCTCTTCGGAATCGTGCTGCTGGGCGGGCTTTTCTTCGGCCGCTCGCTCCTGTCGATTGTGCTGAACAGCGTGTTCCAGTTGAGCGATCTCGGCTGGAAGAAGCTCACCTTTCGCTGGGCCTTGTTTTTCTTCTTCCTCGCCATCGTCAACGAGGTGGTGTGGCGCAATTTCTCGACCGACTTCTGGGTGAACTTCAAGGTGTTCGGCATCATGCCGATCACCATGATCTTCGCGCTGGCGCAGACGCCGCTGATCATGCGCGAGCAGACGGCGACGGAATAG
- a CDS encoding DUF1272 domain-containing protein, translated as MLELRPNCECCDRDLPPSSREAMICTFECTFCADCASMRFDGHCPNCGGELVRRPIRPAEKLMKYPASEKRVRKQHAACV; from the coding sequence ATGCTCGAGCTGCGCCCCAACTGCGAATGCTGCGACCGCGACCTCCCGCCCTCGTCACGCGAGGCGATGATCTGCACCTTTGAATGCACCTTCTGCGCGGATTGCGCATCGATGCGGTTCGACGGCCATTGCCCGAACTGCGGCGGCGAACTGGTGCGGCGGCCGATCAGGCCGGCGGAGAAGCTCATGAAATATCCCGCAAGCGAGAAACGGGTGCGAAAACAGCACGCAGCCTGCGTCTGA
- the rimM gene encoding ribosome maturation factor RimM (Essential for efficient processing of 16S rRNA), translating into MASDKLILLGEFGRAQGVRGEVRIKSYTDDPLAIARYQPLTSEDGARSFKIISARPHQGDMIVARVEGVNDRSAAEALTRLKIFAPRGALGAETLEEGEYLQSDLVGLAVRLADGRDVGRIVGIENYGAGDLLAIQIDGRKEPALLPFSDRFAPVIDIAGGSITIDPPEGWDEE; encoded by the coding sequence ATGGCGTCGGATAAACTCATCCTTCTCGGCGAGTTCGGCCGCGCGCAAGGCGTGCGCGGCGAAGTCAGGATCAAATCCTACACCGACGATCCCCTCGCCATCGCGCGCTATCAGCCGCTCACCAGCGAAGACGGCGCGCGATCGTTCAAGATTATTTCCGCGCGCCCGCATCAGGGCGACATGATCGTCGCGCGCGTCGAGGGCGTGAATGATCGCAGCGCCGCCGAGGCGCTGACGCGCTTGAAGATTTTTGCGCCGCGCGGAGCGCTTGGCGCCGAGACGCTCGAAGAGGGCGAATATCTCCAGTCCGATCTCGTCGGGCTTGCTGTGCGACTTGCGGACGGACGCGATGTCGGCCGCATCGTCGGCATCGAGAATTACGGCGCAGGCGATCTGCTCGCGATCCAGATCGACGGACGCAAGGAGCCGGCGCTGCTGCCGTTCAGCGATCGCTTCGCGCCCGTGATCGACATCGCCGGCGGCTCCATCACGATCGATCCGCCAGAGGGATGGGACGAGGAATGA
- a CDS encoding helix-turn-helix domain-containing protein: protein MTKRTSHEDAACPIARSLDAIGDWWSLLIVRDALLGVSRFGEFQRNLGLAKNILSARLKALVAHGVLEQTPTAGGGHQEYRLTAKGRALFPVLVALREWGEDHYFAPDEGRPCLVDREHGRPTKRLELRSEDGRLLGPADTLLLNAGESPALSRS, encoded by the coding sequence ATGACCAAGCGGACCAGTCACGAGGATGCGGCGTGCCCGATCGCGCGCTCGCTTGATGCGATCGGCGACTGGTGGTCGCTGCTGATCGTGCGCGACGCGCTGCTGGGGGTGAGCCGCTTCGGCGAATTCCAGAGGAATCTTGGGCTGGCCAAGAACATTCTCTCGGCGCGGCTGAAGGCGCTGGTCGCCCATGGCGTGCTGGAGCAGACGCCGACCGCGGGCGGCGGCCATCAGGAATATCGCCTGACGGCGAAGGGCCGGGCGCTATTTCCCGTGCTGGTCGCCCTGCGCGAATGGGGCGAGGACCATTATTTCGCGCCAGACGAGGGCCGCCCTTGCCTGGTCGACCGGGAGCATGGACGGCCGACGAAACGGCTGGAGCTGCGCTCCGAAGACGGCCGGCTGCTCGGCCCGGCGGATACGCTTCTGCTGAACGCGGGAGAAAGCCCCGCGCTTAGCCGAAGCTGA
- a CDS encoding glucose 1-dehydrogenase gives MRLQGKTALITGGNSGIGLETARVFVAEGAKVIITGRNRETLDAAVKELGANALAIAVDAADGEGLAKALEPAVARFGKLDIVFANAGIGGATPLGQTTREAFDAIISINLTGVFFTVQAAAPHLKDGGSVILNSSVHSTLGAPGWAAYAASKAGVRAMGRVLASELATRNIRVNVLTPGGTQTPIWTKVAPAPGAAEAIEQRISRGIPFGRFGKPDELAKAALFLASDDSVYMTGAELVIDGGATGAPSGSPIYR, from the coding sequence ATGCGACTTCAGGGAAAGACCGCCCTCATCACGGGCGGCAACAGCGGCATCGGGCTGGAGACGGCGCGGGTTTTCGTGGCCGAAGGAGCGAAGGTCATCATCACCGGCCGCAACCGGGAGACGCTCGATGCGGCGGTGAAAGAGCTTGGCGCGAATGCGCTCGCGATCGCCGTCGACGCGGCTGACGGCGAGGGGCTGGCGAAGGCGCTTGAGCCTGCGGTCGCCCGCTTCGGCAAGCTCGACATCGTCTTCGCCAACGCCGGAATCGGCGGCGCCACGCCGCTGGGACAGACAACGCGCGAGGCGTTCGACGCCATCATCTCGATCAACCTCACCGGCGTGTTCTTCACCGTGCAGGCGGCCGCGCCGCATCTGAAGGACGGCGGATCGGTGATCCTCAACAGCTCCGTGCATTCCACGCTGGGCGCGCCCGGCTGGGCCGCCTACGCCGCGAGCAAGGCCGGCGTGCGCGCCATGGGTCGCGTGCTCGCGTCCGAACTCGCGACGCGAAACATCCGGGTGAACGTGCTGACGCCGGGCGGCACGCAGACGCCGATCTGGACGAAGGTTGCGCCGGCGCCGGGCGCCGCGGAAGCGATCGAGCAGCGCATTTCGCGCGGCATCCCGTTCGGCCGCTTCGGCAAGCCTGACGAACTCGCGAAGGCGGCGTTGTTTCTCGCTTCCGACGACTCGGTCTACATGACCGGCGCCGAGCTGGTGATCGATGGCGGCGCCACGGGCGCGCCCTCGGGTTCGCCGATTTATCGGTGA
- a CDS encoding RNA pseudouridine synthase, which produces MTPEELIARLIHRDASVLILDKPAGLPVHRGPKGGETLTDHLDALRFGLKWRPELAHRLDRDTSGCLALGRHPRSLRELNDLFRTGKAKKLYWAIVEGGPAESAGMIDIPLARKSPERGWWMTPDEKGLPSQTRWRVLGRGGGRNWLELEPLTGRTHQLRVHCAAMGWPIVGDAIYGKAPRGADLHLHARSLELPLNPKKPAIVAEAPAPEHMREALAVFAPN; this is translated from the coding sequence ATGACGCCGGAAGAGTTGATCGCCCGCCTGATCCATCGCGATGCGTCGGTGCTGATCCTCGACAAGCCGGCGGGGCTCCCCGTTCACCGGGGCCCGAAAGGCGGCGAGACTTTGACCGATCATCTCGATGCGCTGCGATTCGGGCTGAAATGGCGGCCCGAACTGGCGCATCGGCTCGATCGCGACACGTCGGGCTGCCTTGCGCTTGGCCGCCATCCGCGGAGCTTGCGTGAACTCAACGATCTCTTCCGCACGGGCAAGGCGAAGAAGCTCTACTGGGCGATCGTTGAGGGCGGCCCCGCCGAAAGCGCAGGAATGATCGACATTCCGCTGGCGCGGAAATCGCCGGAGCGCGGCTGGTGGATGACGCCTGACGAGAAGGGTCTGCCCTCGCAGACGCGTTGGCGCGTTCTTGGAAGAGGCGGTGGGCGAAACTGGCTCGAGCTCGAACCGCTGACCGGCCGCACGCATCAGCTTCGCGTCCATTGCGCCGCGATGGGCTGGCCGATCGTCGGTGATGCGATCTATGGCAAAGCGCCGCGCGGCGCGGATCTGCATCTCCATGCGCGCTCGCTCGAACTGCCGCTCAATCCGAAGAAGCCGGCGATCGTCGCCGAGGCTCCGGCGCCGGAGCATATGCGCGAAGCGCTCGCTGTGTTTGCGCCGAATTGA
- a CDS encoding HAD family phosphatase, producing MSFRALIFDMDGTIVDNMRVHNEAWGAWFAEKGLPFDEATFFANTAGRHNPEIIGALIPDKSEAELIALGDEKEAIYRRLYAPRVTALAGFVDLLDFCDAHHLPKAVATAAPPANIDVVLDTLKLRSRFDTIVAPSQGYRGKPHPDMFLAAAERMKIAPADCVVFEDAPLGVEAARRAGMKAVAMTTMLSPADFAAFDNVVADISDFTQLDRSLFAEKVA from the coding sequence ATGAGTTTCCGCGCGCTGATCTTCGACATGGACGGCACGATCGTGGACAATATGCGCGTGCATAACGAGGCGTGGGGCGCCTGGTTCGCCGAGAAGGGATTGCCCTTCGATGAAGCGACGTTCTTCGCGAATACGGCGGGACGGCACAACCCCGAGATCATCGGCGCGCTTATTCCTGACAAGAGCGAAGCGGAATTGATTGCGCTCGGCGACGAGAAGGAGGCGATCTATCGCCGCCTCTATGCGCCGCGCGTCACCGCGCTCGCAGGCTTCGTCGATCTCCTCGATTTCTGCGACGCGCATCACCTGCCGAAGGCGGTGGCGACGGCCGCGCCGCCGGCGAATATCGATGTGGTGCTCGATACGCTGAAGCTGAGAAGCCGTTTCGACACGATCGTCGCGCCAAGTCAGGGCTATCGCGGCAAGCCGCATCCCGACATGTTTCTCGCGGCGGCCGAGCGCATGAAGATCGCGCCCGCGGATTGCGTGGTGTTCGAGGACGCGCCGCTTGGCGTCGAGGCGGCGCGACGCGCCGGCATGAAAGCTGTGGCGATGACCACGATGCTGTCGCCCGCCGATTTCGCGGCGTTCGACAATGTCGTCGCTGATATTTCCGATTTCACGCAGCTCGATCGCTCGCTCTTCGCCGAGAAGGTCGCGTGA
- a CDS encoding YciI family protein: protein MPRYVVIFEDDSSRDWIRKEHNQAHFDYLGAHRDEILIAGGLRPDWGEWFDGGLWVCEAESKARVAELAEADPYFTLGLRKAYRIKGWGKAPIYDQIAL from the coding sequence ATGCCACGCTATGTCGTGATCTTCGAGGATGATTCCTCGCGAGACTGGATTCGCAAGGAGCACAATCAGGCGCATTTCGATTATCTTGGGGCTCATCGCGACGAGATCCTGATCGCCGGCGGCCTGAGGCCCGACTGGGGCGAATGGTTCGATGGCGGCCTGTGGGTGTGCGAGGCTGAAAGCAAGGCGCGCGTCGCGGAGCTTGCGGAAGCCGATCCCTATTTCACGCTCGGCCTGCGCAAGGCCTATCGCATAAAGGGTTGGGGCAAGGCGCCGATCTACGATCAAATCGCGCTCTAA
- a CDS encoding LysE family translocator produces MPDAAHHLAFALVSLGMVLTPGPNMIYVVSRSICQGPAAGLISVGGVALGFIVYMLCAAFGITALLLAVPFAYDALRFAGAAYLLWLAWQAVRPGGRSPFQVRDLPADPPRKLFAMGFLTNLLNPKIAMLYLSLLPQFIDPAAGDVFLQSVTLGATQIVISVGINSLIALAAGSIALFLTTRPTWAVIQRWLMGTVLAGLAVRMATESQR; encoded by the coding sequence ATGCCTGACGCTGCCCATCATCTCGCCTTCGCGCTCGTCTCCCTCGGCATGGTGCTGACGCCCGGGCCGAACATGATCTACGTCGTGTCGCGTTCGATCTGCCAGGGGCCTGCGGCGGGACTAATTTCGGTCGGCGGCGTCGCGCTCGGCTTCATCGTCTACATGCTGTGCGCCGCTTTCGGCATCACGGCGCTGCTGCTCGCCGTGCCTTTCGCCTATGACGCGCTGCGCTTCGCCGGCGCCGCCTATCTGCTCTGGCTCGCCTGGCAGGCGGTGCGGCCGGGCGGACGCTCGCCCTTTCAGGTGCGCGATCTTCCCGCCGATCCCCCGCGCAAACTGTTCGCGATGGGATTTCTGACCAACCTGCTCAATCCCAAGATCGCGATGCTCTATCTCTCGCTGCTGCCGCAATTCATCGACCCTGCGGCGGGCGACGTGTTCCTGCAATCGGTGACGCTTGGCGCGACGCAGATTGTGATCAGCGTCGGAATCAATTCGCTGATCGCGCTGGCCGCGGGATCGATCGCGCTCTTCCTCACGACGCGCCCGACATGGGCCGTCATCCAGCGCTGGCTGATGGGCACGGTGCTGGCGGGCCTTGCGGTCAGGATGGCGACGGAGTCGCAGCGCTGA
- the ftsY gene encoding signal recognition particle-docking protein FtsY codes for MGYLTDEAPRHQAPAPDAPPPPVPSDAGAEAAGEAAIEAVVAPVAPTVPEPAPPGWWGRLKAGLTKSSSRISQRIGDLFTKKKLDAATLDELEDALIESDLGIETTAKITDAIRSGRYGKDPTPDQVREILAEEVEKALAPVAQPLVINAAQKPFVILMVGVNGSGKTTTIGKLAKTFMGEGRKVMLAAGDTFRAAAIEQLKVWGERNGAPVISGAQGADASGLVFDAMAAAKEQNVDVLLVDTAGRLQNKAGLMEELAKIVRVMKKSDATAPHAVLLVLDATVGQNALNQVDIFGKTAGVTGLVMTKLDGTARGGILVAIAAKYKTPIHFIGVGEQADDLQPFAARDFARAIAGLDQ; via the coding sequence ATGGGCTATCTCACGGACGAGGCGCCGCGACATCAGGCGCCCGCGCCGGATGCGCCGCCTCCGCCAGTGCCCTCCGACGCCGGCGCGGAAGCCGCCGGTGAGGCCGCGATCGAGGCGGTGGTGGCGCCTGTCGCTCCGACTGTCCCCGAGCCCGCGCCGCCGGGATGGTGGGGCCGCCTCAAGGCGGGCCTGACCAAATCCTCCTCCAGGATCAGCCAGCGCATCGGCGATCTCTTCACCAAGAAGAAGCTCGACGCCGCGACGCTCGACGAGCTCGAGGACGCGCTGATCGAATCCGATCTCGGCATTGAGACCACCGCCAAGATCACCGACGCGATCCGCTCCGGCCGCTATGGCAAGGACCCAACGCCGGATCAGGTGCGCGAAATCCTGGCCGAGGAAGTCGAGAAGGCGCTGGCGCCGGTGGCGCAACCGCTGGTGATCAACGCAGCGCAAAAGCCGTTCGTGATCCTGATGGTCGGCGTGAATGGCTCAGGCAAGACGACGACGATCGGCAAGCTCGCGAAGACCTTCATGGGCGAGGGCCGCAAGGTGATGCTCGCCGCCGGCGACACGTTCCGCGCTGCGGCCATTGAGCAACTGAAAGTCTGGGGCGAGCGCAACGGCGCGCCCGTGATTTCAGGCGCGCAGGGCGCGGACGCGTCCGGTCTTGTGTTCGACGCGATGGCGGCGGCGAAGGAGCAGAATGTCGATGTGCTTCTGGTCGACACGGCGGGCCGTCTGCAGAACAAGGCCGGGCTCATGGAGGAGCTCGCCAAGATCGTGCGCGTGATGAAAAAGAGCGATGCGACGGCGCCGCATGCGGTGTTGCTCGTGCTCGATGCGACGGTCGGCCAGAACGCGCTCAATCAGGTCGACATCTTCGGCAAGACCGCCGGCGTCACCGGCCTCGTGATGACAAAGCTCGACGGCACGGCGCGCGGCGGCATTCTCGTCGCGATCGCTGCGAAATATAAGACCCCGATTCATTTCATCGGCGTCGGCGAACAGGCCGACGACCTTCAGCCTTTTGCGGCGCGCGATTTCGCCCGCGCCATCGCCGGATTGGATCAATGA
- the trmD gene encoding tRNA (guanosine(37)-N1)-methyltransferase TrmD: protein MFPGPLGASLSGDALARGVWSLETKNIRDHGHGKHRAVDDTPAGGGPGMVLRCDVLAAALDASVASDDARPRLLMSPRGKPLTQARARELAAGPGAIIVCGRFEGVDERVIEARALEEISIGDYVLSGGEIAAMVLLDSCVRLLTGVMGKDESGAEESFEGGLLEYPHYTRPREWEGRQIPDALLSGDHARIARWRREEAQKLTRARRPDLLPKT, encoded by the coding sequence ATGTTTCCGGGGCCGTTGGGCGCGTCGCTTTCAGGCGACGCGCTTGCGCGCGGCGTCTGGTCGCTCGAGACGAAGAACATCAGGGATCACGGCCACGGCAAGCATCGCGCGGTGGACGACACGCCGGCGGGCGGCGGTCCCGGCATGGTGCTGCGCTGTGACGTGCTCGCGGCGGCGCTCGACGCCAGCGTCGCGTCTGACGATGCGCGGCCGCGTCTTCTCATGTCGCCGCGTGGAAAACCCCTGACGCAGGCCCGCGCCCGCGAACTCGCGGCGGGTCCCGGCGCGATCATCGTCTGCGGCCGCTTCGAGGGTGTCGACGAGCGTGTGATCGAGGCGCGCGCGCTCGAGGAGATCTCGATCGGCGACTATGTGCTGTCCGGCGGCGAGATCGCGGCGATGGTTCTACTCGATTCCTGCGTCAGGCTGCTCACCGGCGTGATGGGGAAGGACGAATCCGGCGCCGAGGAAAGCTTCGAGGGCGGGCTGCTCGAATATCCCCATTACACCCGTCCGCGCGAATGGGAGGGGCGACAAATCCCCGACGCGCTGCTCTCCGGCGACCATGCCCGCATCGCGCGCTGGAGGCGCGAGGAGGCGCAGAAGCTGACGCGGGCGCGAAGGCCCGACCTGCTCCCGAAAACGTAG